In Mycolicibacterium phocaicum, one DNA window encodes the following:
- a CDS encoding sensor histidine kinase, whose amino-acid sequence MTRHLGERSDGTWRGTRGIPLRVGLVAATVLLAALGLLASGVAVTSIMQHSLINRVDETLLDASRSWAQEPRRIPATPIEGPNPARPPSNFYVRGIDPDGRVWIAVNDNDAQPALPDSNDVGPVPTTVGSIHHSDVKWRAMTVRGPDGELTTVAIDLSDVASTVRALAWSQVGIGAAVLLILGIAGYVAVHRSLRPLDEVERTAADIASGQLDRRVPERDSRTEVGRLSLALNGMLAQIQNAVASSEQSAESARTSEERMRRFITDASHELRTPLTTIRGFAELYRQGAASDVEMLMSRIESEARRMGLLVEDLLLLARLDQQRPLEQRPVDLLILATDAVHDARSIAPQRSVSLELLDGPGTPEVLGDEARLRQVLGNLVMNAVQHTPESGGITVRVGTIDGDAVLEVCDQGPGLSAEDAHRIFERFYRTDSSRTRTSGGTGLGLSIVDSLVRAHGGVVTVTTSPGQGCRFTVRLPRIGGAAGSAESADGAEGGDDLGLSLVE is encoded by the coding sequence ATGACACGCCACCTGGGCGAGCGCAGCGACGGGACATGGCGCGGTACACGCGGCATTCCGCTGCGGGTGGGGCTGGTCGCCGCGACCGTGCTGCTGGCGGCCCTCGGCCTGCTGGCCTCCGGCGTCGCCGTCACCTCGATCATGCAGCACAGCCTGATCAACCGCGTCGACGAGACGCTGCTCGACGCGTCGCGCAGCTGGGCGCAGGAACCGCGGCGCATCCCGGCCACCCCGATCGAGGGCCCGAATCCGGCGCGGCCGCCGTCGAACTTCTACGTGCGCGGCATCGACCCTGACGGCCGGGTGTGGATCGCTGTCAACGACAACGACGCGCAGCCGGCGCTGCCGGACAGCAATGACGTCGGCCCGGTGCCGACGACGGTCGGCTCGATCCACCATTCCGACGTGAAGTGGCGGGCCATGACGGTGCGCGGCCCGGACGGGGAATTGACGACGGTCGCGATCGACCTGTCCGACGTGGCGTCGACGGTGCGGGCGCTGGCCTGGTCGCAGGTGGGTATCGGTGCCGCGGTGCTGCTGATCCTGGGCATCGCCGGGTACGTCGCGGTGCACCGCAGCCTCCGGCCGCTGGACGAGGTGGAGCGCACTGCCGCGGACATCGCTTCGGGTCAGCTCGACCGTCGTGTGCCCGAGCGGGACTCCCGCACCGAGGTCGGCCGATTGTCGTTGGCGCTCAACGGAATGCTGGCGCAGATTCAGAACGCCGTGGCCTCGTCGGAACAGTCGGCAGAGTCGGCGCGGACTTCCGAGGAGCGGATGCGCCGCTTCATCACCGACGCCAGCCACGAGCTGCGGACGCCGCTGACCACCATTCGCGGCTTCGCCGAGCTGTACCGGCAGGGTGCTGCCAGCGATGTCGAGATGTTGATGAGCCGCATCGAGAGCGAGGCCCGGCGCATGGGTCTGCTGGTCGAGGATCTGCTGCTGCTCGCGCGGCTGGACCAACAGCGGCCGCTGGAGCAGCGGCCCGTCGACCTGCTGATCCTGGCCACCGACGCCGTGCACGACGCGCGGTCCATCGCGCCGCAGCGGTCGGTGTCGCTGGAACTCTTGGACGGCCCCGGTACCCCGGAGGTCCTGGGCGATGAGGCCCGGCTGCGCCAGGTGCTGGGCAACCTGGTGATGAACGCCGTGCAGCACACGCCGGAGTCCGGCGGCATCACGGTGCGCGTCGGCACGATCGACGGTGACGCGGTGCTCGAGGTCTGCGACCAGGGCCCTGGCCTGTCGGCCGAGGACGCCCACCGCATCTTCGAGCGCTTCTACCGCACGGACTCGTCACGCACCCGGACCAGCGGTGGCACGGGCCTGGGGCTCTCGATCGTCGACTCGCTGGTGCGGGCGCACGGCGGCGTCGTCACCGTGACGACCTCGCCGGGGCAGGGCTGCCGATTCACCGTGCGCCTGCCGCGGATCGGCGGCGCGGCCGGCTCTGCCGAATCAGCCGACGGTGCCGAGGGCGGCGATGATCTTGGCCTGAGCCTCGTCGAGTGA
- a CDS encoding HNH endonuclease: MRSCLACGNPLSKRSQKFYCSNACQGSARRDASTKRWLETGEVFLGTRQDHYVRQHLAAAQYGRCAICGGDTTWQDLPLALVLDHIDGDPTNNRRENLRLVCPNCDSQLPTYKSRNRGNGRHFRRERYANGQSY, from the coding sequence ATGCGGTCATGTCTCGCTTGCGGTAATCCACTCTCGAAGCGCAGCCAGAAGTTCTACTGCAGTAACGCATGCCAGGGATCGGCTCGCCGCGACGCCAGCACGAAACGGTGGCTCGAGACCGGAGAGGTGTTCCTCGGCACTCGCCAGGATCACTACGTCCGGCAACACCTCGCCGCCGCCCAGTACGGCCGCTGCGCGATCTGCGGCGGAGACACAACCTGGCAGGACCTGCCGCTGGCGCTCGTACTGGACCACATCGACGGCGACCCGACGAACAACCGACGCGAGAACCTGCGATTAGTCTGCCCGAACTGCGACTCCCAGCTGCCGACGTACAAGAGCCGCAACCGCGGCAACGGCCGCCACTTCCGTCGCGAGCGATACGCCAATGGCCAGTCGTACTGA
- a CDS encoding HIT family protein: MPSVFTMIINRDLPGRFVYEDDDVVAFLTIEPMTPGHTLVVPRAEVDNWQDVDPELWGKVMAVSQKIGRAVCTAFDTERAGVIIAGLEVPHLHVHVFPARNLSDFGFANVDRNPSPESLDEAQAKIIAALGTVG, encoded by the coding sequence ATGCCGTCCGTCTTCACCATGATCATCAACCGCGACCTGCCGGGCCGATTCGTCTACGAGGACGACGACGTCGTCGCGTTCCTCACCATCGAGCCCATGACGCCGGGTCACACTCTGGTCGTGCCCCGGGCCGAGGTGGACAACTGGCAGGACGTGGACCCCGAGCTGTGGGGCAAGGTGATGGCCGTGTCGCAGAAGATCGGCCGCGCGGTGTGCACCGCCTTCGACACCGAGCGGGCCGGCGTCATCATCGCCGGGCTCGAGGTGCCGCACCTGCACGTCCACGTGTTCCCGGCCCGCAACCTGTCCGACTTCGGGTTCGCCAACGTCGACCGCAACCCGTCGCCCGAATCACTCGACGAGGCTCAGGCCAAGATCATCGCCGCCCTCGGCACCGTCGGCTGA
- a CDS encoding threonine/serine exporter family protein translates to MTLRDRVAAARRRILGDRPSTADTAGLPVIVPAQPVDLSDERAVTEVVELAMNVGEVLLDSGTGAIDTSKQIAFVAATYGLPDCAVDVTYNAIHVSARRGPGLPPTNYMRTVKYRSLDYTRLEQVDTLLRQIGRGHLGLKPARAALDHIVAADHPYSRKVALSGWALMAAAVTLMLGGSPTLAVVSFVTTAAIYGTNVALGKLGLPYFFQQVMGGFMATVPAAFIYKLAIEHSAVVAPYRIIVSGIIVLMAGLSLVGSVQDAITGAPVTAAGRFIEVMVYTAGLVGGVGIALRLTSALGASLPPMQQEVLPYAPLPIMVLTGGLASAAFALASYASPKALTTSFASGAVGAGLVGSILNAGLGPIVASAVAATVVGLAGGLLARRAVVPPIIVAVAGITPLVPGLAVYRGLSEIMAGQTLAAISNLFTAVMVGCTLAAGVTLGEWVARTMRRPRLPRRLLGSRVA, encoded by the coding sequence GTGACACTGCGCGACCGCGTCGCCGCCGCTCGACGCCGCATTCTCGGTGACCGGCCGTCCACCGCCGACACCGCGGGCCTGCCCGTCATCGTGCCGGCGCAGCCCGTCGACCTGAGCGACGAACGTGCGGTCACCGAGGTTGTCGAGCTGGCCATGAACGTGGGGGAGGTGCTGCTGGACTCGGGCACCGGCGCCATCGACACCAGCAAGCAGATCGCCTTCGTCGCCGCGACATACGGCCTGCCGGACTGCGCCGTCGACGTCACCTACAACGCCATCCACGTATCCGCCCGGCGCGGTCCCGGCCTGCCGCCGACCAACTACATGCGCACGGTGAAATACCGCTCGCTGGACTACACGCGCCTCGAACAGGTGGACACGCTGCTGCGGCAGATCGGCCGCGGACACCTCGGCCTCAAGCCCGCCCGCGCGGCCCTGGACCACATCGTCGCCGCCGACCATCCGTATTCACGCAAGGTCGCGCTGTCCGGCTGGGCACTCATGGCGGCGGCGGTGACGCTCATGCTCGGCGGCAGCCCGACACTCGCCGTCGTCTCGTTCGTCACCACCGCCGCGATCTACGGCACCAACGTCGCTCTCGGCAAGCTCGGCCTGCCCTACTTCTTCCAGCAGGTCATGGGCGGTTTCATGGCGACGGTCCCGGCGGCGTTCATCTATAAGCTGGCCATCGAACACAGTGCCGTCGTCGCGCCGTACCGCATCATCGTGTCCGGCATCATCGTGCTCATGGCGGGACTGTCGCTCGTCGGTTCGGTGCAGGACGCCATCACGGGTGCGCCCGTCACGGCGGCCGGCCGGTTCATCGAGGTGATGGTCTATACCGCAGGCCTGGTCGGCGGCGTGGGCATCGCGCTGCGACTCACCTCCGCCCTCGGCGCCAGCCTGCCGCCCATGCAGCAGGAGGTGCTCCCCTATGCACCGCTGCCGATCATGGTGCTCACCGGTGGTCTCGCGTCCGCCGCCTTCGCGCTGGCCAGCTACGCGTCACCGAAGGCGCTGACCACCTCATTCGCGTCAGGTGCTGTCGGCGCGGGGCTGGTCGGATCCATCTTGAACGCGGGGCTGGGCCCGATCGTGGCGTCCGCGGTCGCCGCCACCGTCGTCGGTCTGGCCGGTGGCCTGCTGGCCCGCCGCGCCGTCGTCCCGCCGATCATCGTCGCCGTCGCCGGCATCACGCCACTGGTGCCCGGTCTCGCGGTCTACCGCGGGCTATCCGAGATCATGGCCGGGCAGACCCTGGCGGCCATCTCCAATCTGTTCACCGCCGTCATGGTGGGCTGCACGCTGGCTGCCGGGGTGACCCTCGGCGAATGGGTGGCGCGCACCATGCGCCGCCCGCGTCTTCCCCGCCGACTGCTCGGCTCGCGCGTAGCGTAA
- a CDS encoding ATP-binding protein — translation MTDDPVIAQLVQAVEQSPDALALRLHLAAMLADRGRHAEALAHCGAVLAADPTDTTAQSLLQQCTAALAAPVPVAEPEVPQPKSSFDWDAAEDQVSDIVKPAFVDEPAQAVGEDDFEAVTRSGVRLADVGGMDAVKKQLELSLLGPLRNPELMKAYKMSARGGLLLYGPPGCGKSFIAKAVSGELGANFYQVGIADVLHRWFGESERSIRAVFDTARRNAPCVLFFDEVDALGHRRSALSGTSGIRTIVNTLLEELDSASASNDGVYILGATNAPWDVDAALRRPGRFDRMVFVGLPDTAARASIGRLHLQDRPIEGIDLSALAARTAGFSGADLAHVCDTATQLAMADSLQSGQVRPVRMSDVEAALRQVRPSTGPWFDTARNVVEFGNRDGTYDELAKYLRRNKIR, via the coding sequence ATGACCGATGATCCGGTGATCGCACAGTTGGTGCAGGCCGTCGAGCAGAGCCCCGACGCGCTGGCCCTGCGCCTGCACCTGGCCGCGATGCTGGCCGACCGGGGCCGGCACGCCGAGGCGCTGGCGCATTGTGGTGCGGTACTGGCCGCCGACCCGACCGACACCACCGCGCAGAGCTTGTTGCAGCAGTGCACCGCGGCACTTGCCGCCCCGGTACCCGTAGCTGAACCCGAAGTGCCGCAACCGAAGTCATCGTTCGACTGGGATGCGGCCGAAGACCAGGTGTCCGACATCGTCAAGCCCGCTTTTGTCGACGAACCGGCGCAGGCGGTGGGAGAGGACGACTTCGAGGCCGTCACCCGCAGCGGGGTCCGGCTTGCTGATGTCGGCGGCATGGACGCCGTCAAGAAGCAGCTCGAACTCTCGCTACTCGGGCCACTGCGCAACCCCGAGCTGATGAAGGCCTACAAGATGTCGGCTCGCGGCGGGCTGCTGCTCTACGGGCCGCCCGGGTGCGGGAAGTCGTTCATCGCCAAGGCGGTGTCGGGCGAGCTGGGGGCGAACTTCTACCAGGTCGGCATCGCGGACGTGTTGCACCGCTGGTTCGGGGAGAGCGAACGCAGTATCCGCGCGGTCTTCGACACCGCGCGGCGTAACGCGCCGTGTGTGCTGTTCTTCGACGAGGTTGACGCCCTGGGCCACCGCCGGTCCGCGCTGAGCGGTACGTCCGGTATTCGAACCATCGTCAATACCCTTCTGGAAGAACTGGATTCAGCCTCGGCGAGCAACGACGGCGTGTACATTCTGGGCGCCACCAACGCGCCGTGGGATGTCGATGCGGCGCTGCGCCGGCCGGGCCGGTTCGACCGAATGGTCTTCGTCGGGTTGCCCGACACCGCGGCCCGGGCCAGCATCGGGCGACTGCATCTGCAGGACCGGCCGATCGAGGGCATCGACCTGTCCGCACTGGCGGCTCGCACGGCGGGCTTCTCGGGCGCGGATCTGGCGCACGTCTGTGACACCGCAACGCAATTGGCGATGGCCGACTCGCTACAGAGCGGGCAGGTCCGGCCGGTGCGGATGTCCGATGTGGAGGCCGCGCTGCGCCAGGTTCGTCCGTCGACAGGTCCCTGGTTCGATACGGCACGGAACGTCGTGGAATTCGGCAATCGCGACGGCACCTACGACGAACTCGCCAAGTACCTGCGTCGCAACAAGATTCGGTGA
- a CDS encoding enoyl-CoA hydratase/isomerase family protein: MPRRAPVRTAELNLETLTLQQDGRVLTARFDDPPNHFLSLRLVKDMDRLTRAADRDPSVGAVILTGTGDKFISHSEPEQVQLFFQMATPPLPSRAVTWSIKLNNAAMRVPALLRATETRGGDWGTGIVYSAILKRTITRMNRSGVVYLAAINGTALGGGFELALFCDLRIAADADRVRIGLIEILAGLVPGGGGSQRLPAMLGMSAALEHMLEGRPLTAREALDAGIVHRLAPAQGLLDDVQATAQRLARRSPYAIAAVKRAVYFGGNRSLSAALDFELAGFVGTGRNPRKHLTADAFQQDYETIGDSPFAGHIEPWLSGTRVEQ; encoded by the coding sequence GTGCCACGACGAGCCCCGGTACGCACCGCCGAGCTGAACCTGGAAACCCTGACGCTGCAGCAGGACGGCCGCGTCCTGACCGCGCGGTTCGACGACCCGCCCAACCACTTCCTGTCGCTGCGGCTCGTCAAGGACATGGACCGGCTGACCCGGGCCGCGGATCGGGACCCGTCGGTCGGCGCCGTCATCCTGACCGGCACCGGAGACAAGTTCATCTCGCACTCCGAACCCGAACAGGTGCAACTGTTCTTCCAGATGGCGACGCCGCCGCTGCCGTCACGCGCGGTGACGTGGTCCATCAAGCTCAACAACGCCGCCATGCGCGTGCCCGCCCTGCTCAGGGCCACCGAGACCCGCGGCGGCGACTGGGGCACCGGCATCGTCTACAGCGCAATCCTCAAGCGGACCATCACCCGGATGAACCGGTCGGGCGTCGTCTACCTCGCGGCCATCAACGGCACGGCCCTCGGCGGTGGGTTCGAACTCGCGCTGTTCTGCGACCTGCGCATCGCGGCCGACGCCGACCGGGTCCGCATCGGCCTGATCGAGATTCTGGCCGGCCTGGTACCGGGAGGCGGTGGGAGCCAACGACTTCCGGCGATGCTCGGCATGTCCGCCGCGCTGGAGCACATGCTGGAGGGCCGCCCGCTCACCGCGCGCGAGGCGCTCGACGCCGGCATCGTGCACCGGCTCGCGCCTGCCCAGGGATTGCTCGACGACGTGCAGGCCACCGCGCAGCGCCTGGCCCGCCGCTCCCCCTACGCCATCGCGGCCGTCAAACGCGCCGTCTACTTCGGCGGCAACAGGTCGTTGTCCGCGGCCCTCGACTTCGAGCTCGCGGGATTCGTCGGGACCGGCCGCAATCCGCGAAAGCACTTGACGGCGGACGCTTTTCAGCAGGACTACGAGACCATCGGCGACAGTCCCTTCGCCGGCCACATCGAGCCCTGGCTATCCGGCACCCGCGTCGAGCAATAG
- a CDS encoding cytochrome P450 codes for MSTDAPDVARLPLAPDVPLSLRERIAAIQLAHSGCETFRDAGGPVTTVRIAPKWMMPPIIAVTSPQGARDVLTATYPAVDRDFPFMTEQQKLNGGSLLNFSHKEWVGRRRMLQPVFTTARIAELNEQMYDIATDAATSWRDGSEIDLDQESRRITMRVLGRTIMGFEPGSYTDELVDPLRRISKYIADRGRAPVKLPSWVPTRERRFAVRFNKVAHDLAAQILQDCRTDPQLSAPLVRAMMEARDPETSEPLTDEEICHELVIFLASGLETTATTLAYALWALGRHPEIFDRVAAEVAAVDEAALRTNPRSHLPYTVSVIQEALRLGGPTPAVMRIARQDMAVDGFRVDAGSMLMVGVYAMHRDPQLWDRPLEFDPDRFSGGRSRMQWQFLPFGGGPRSCIGEFFALTAATLELASIVRHCRLTSRNATFPITAPLTIVPDGPIPALVQTVNA; via the coding sequence GTGTCAACCGACGCACCGGACGTCGCCCGGCTGCCCCTCGCCCCCGACGTGCCTCTGAGTCTGCGCGAGCGCATCGCCGCAATCCAGTTGGCGCACAGCGGATGTGAGACGTTCCGTGACGCCGGCGGGCCCGTCACCACCGTGCGCATCGCGCCGAAGTGGATGATGCCGCCGATCATCGCCGTCACGTCGCCGCAGGGTGCCCGCGACGTCCTGACCGCCACGTACCCGGCCGTCGACCGCGACTTCCCGTTCATGACGGAACAACAGAAGCTCAACGGCGGCTCGCTGCTGAATTTCAGCCACAAGGAGTGGGTCGGGCGGCGCCGCATGCTGCAACCGGTGTTCACCACCGCGCGCATCGCCGAGCTCAACGAGCAGATGTATGACATCGCCACCGACGCCGCGACCTCGTGGCGCGACGGGTCCGAGATCGACCTCGACCAGGAGAGCCGGCGCATCACCATGCGGGTGCTCGGCCGCACCATCATGGGCTTCGAACCCGGTTCGTACACAGACGAATTGGTCGATCCACTGCGCCGGATCAGCAAGTACATCGCCGACCGGGGCCGCGCCCCGGTGAAGCTGCCGAGCTGGGTGCCGACCAGGGAGCGCCGCTTCGCGGTCAGGTTCAACAAGGTCGCACACGATCTCGCCGCCCAGATCCTGCAGGACTGCCGCACCGATCCGCAGCTGAGCGCTCCCCTGGTCCGCGCCATGATGGAGGCCCGCGACCCCGAGACGTCAGAACCGTTGACGGACGAGGAAATCTGCCACGAACTCGTCATCTTCCTGGCCTCGGGACTGGAGACCACCGCGACGACGCTCGCCTACGCACTGTGGGCGCTGGGCCGTCATCCCGAGATCTTCGACCGGGTGGCGGCCGAGGTCGCCGCGGTCGACGAAGCCGCGCTGCGGACCAATCCGCGCAGCCATCTGCCGTACACCGTCAGCGTCATCCAGGAGGCCCTGCGCCTGGGCGGCCCGACTCCCGCCGTGATGCGGATCGCCCGGCAGGACATGGCCGTCGACGGCTTCCGCGTCGATGCGGGCAGCATGCTCATGGTCGGCGTCTACGCCATGCACCGCGACCCCCAATTGTGGGACCGCCCACTGGAATTCGATCCCGATCGGTTCAGCGGCGGCCGCTCCCGGATGCAGTGGCAGTTCCTGCCGTTCGGCGGTGGGCCGCGGTCGTGCATCGGCGAGTTCTTCGCCCTGACCGCCGCAACCCTGGAACTGGCGTCGATCGTCCGGCACTGCCGGCTGACGTCGCGCAACGCCACGTTCCCCATCACCGCGCCTCTCACCATCGTGCCGGACGGGCCCATCCCCGCCCTGGTCCAGACCGTCAACGCCTAG
- a CDS encoding tetratricopeptide repeat protein produces the protein MTAEAVDAALQQARVYLDVDNHQRAREVLAAALSMAPDHPALLIFDAQAAIGLGDYIGAERRLYAALKSAPDNEHAIRLYALALRGQGRWHEAKWMAWRAVCADPNEYRTHLVYAHILSDEGWLDAALAEVTEAIRLEPSDPDLFVLRGNIFRKQSRTAESDADYTAALRLQPDHAIATHNLAVNRMARGRLLGALQGFLGAGTLDPTLGGLARSNIALAMARWLRWCTAGVLFLVWLLLVTAAPGNTLGVGPRLGIAAATIGLGAALGKLVVTVGRRTLASALKSRPLLAMRLVVVVVAVVLGALTVVSRRQLEVVQIGAPMLLIVTLVLAWVGRFTRQ, from the coding sequence GTGACAGCCGAAGCTGTCGATGCCGCGCTGCAGCAGGCGCGGGTGTACCTCGACGTCGACAACCATCAGCGGGCCCGAGAAGTGCTGGCCGCTGCGCTGTCGATGGCGCCGGACCATCCGGCACTGCTCATCTTCGATGCCCAGGCCGCCATCGGGCTCGGCGACTACATCGGCGCCGAGCGCCGGCTCTATGCGGCGCTGAAATCGGCTCCTGACAACGAGCACGCGATCCGGTTGTACGCGTTGGCGCTTCGCGGGCAAGGCCGGTGGCACGAGGCGAAATGGATGGCCTGGCGCGCGGTATGCGCCGACCCGAACGAGTATCGAACCCACCTGGTGTACGCCCACATCCTGTCGGATGAAGGCTGGCTGGATGCCGCGCTGGCCGAGGTGACCGAAGCGATCCGGCTGGAACCCTCAGATCCCGATCTGTTCGTGTTGCGCGGGAACATCTTTCGGAAGCAGTCGCGCACCGCCGAATCGGATGCGGACTACACCGCCGCGCTGCGGTTGCAACCCGATCACGCCATCGCGACGCACAACTTGGCAGTCAACCGGATGGCGCGGGGACGGCTACTGGGCGCGCTGCAGGGCTTCCTCGGCGCCGGCACGCTCGACCCCACCCTCGGTGGTCTGGCACGCAGCAACATCGCGCTCGCGATGGCCCGGTGGCTGCGGTGGTGTACCGCGGGAGTGTTGTTCCTGGTGTGGCTGCTGCTCGTCACGGCGGCCCCGGGCAACACCCTGGGTGTCGGACCCCGGCTCGGGATCGCGGCGGCGACCATCGGCCTTGGCGCTGCACTCGGAAAGCTGGTGGTCACCGTCGGGCGCCGGACCTTGGCGTCGGCGCTGAAAAGCCGGCCACTGCTGGCGATGCGCCTTGTGGTCGTTGTCGTCGCGGTGGTCCTGGGGGCGCTGACGGTCGTCAGCCGCCGGCAGTTGGAGGTGGTGCAGATCGGCGCTCCGATGCTGCTCATCGTCACGCTCGTGCTGGCCTGGGTAGGGCGATTCACGCGGCAGTAG
- a CDS encoding response regulator transcription factor translates to MAMAAVPEATPEARILVVDDETNIVELLSVSLKFQGFEVHSASNGPAALDKAREVKPDAVILDVMMPGMDGFGVLRRMRADGIDAPALFLTARDSLQDKVAGLTLGGDDYVTKPFSLEEVVARLRVILRRTGRGVEEPRSARLTFADIELDEDTHEVWKAGEPVSLSPTEFTLLRYFIINAGTVLSKPKILDHVWRYDFGGDVNVVESYVSYLRRKIDTGEKRLLHTLRGVGYVLREPR, encoded by the coding sequence ATGGCCATGGCTGCAGTTCCTGAGGCGACCCCCGAAGCGCGGATTCTCGTCGTGGACGACGAGACCAATATCGTCGAGCTGTTGTCGGTCAGTCTGAAGTTCCAGGGCTTCGAGGTGCACTCCGCCTCCAACGGCCCCGCCGCGCTCGACAAGGCCCGCGAGGTCAAGCCCGATGCGGTGATCCTCGACGTGATGATGCCCGGTATGGACGGCTTCGGCGTGCTGCGCCGGATGCGCGCCGACGGTATCGACGCGCCCGCGCTCTTCCTGACCGCCCGCGACAGCCTGCAGGACAAGGTGGCCGGCCTGACGCTCGGCGGCGACGACTACGTCACCAAGCCGTTCAGCCTGGAAGAGGTCGTGGCCCGGCTGCGGGTGATCCTGCGTCGCACGGGCCGCGGGGTCGAAGAGCCGCGCAGCGCCCGGCTGACGTTCGCCGACATCGAGCTCGACGAGGACACGCACGAGGTGTGGAAGGCCGGCGAACCGGTGTCGCTGTCGCCCACCGAGTTCACGCTGCTGCGCTACTTCATCATCAATGCGGGCACGGTGCTGTCGAAGCCCAAGATCCTCGACCACGTGTGGCGCTACGACTTCGGTGGCGATGTGAACGTCGTCGAGTCCTATGTGTCGTACCTGCGCCGCAAGATCGACACCGGTGAGAAGCGCCTGCTGCACACGTTGCGGGGTGTCGGTTACGTGCTCCGCGAGCCGCGCTGA